One genomic region from Anguilla rostrata isolate EN2019 chromosome 2, ASM1855537v3, whole genome shotgun sequence encodes:
- the LOC135248487 gene encoding alpha-N-acetylgalactosaminide alpha-2,6-sialyltransferase 1-like isoform X2 has translation MIHRRLLRPALAVALCVFFYAFIWTNLPLQFKKQTNSKAGSVTAQNETSKAAEMDDKHQYFTRNLSEDKTPSNITDDKQRSISIGSTAIKLAKNTNPSVTRILTNKVTKAKVYQTSAGHITTGDDNTGKMVNMTAIPPLDINSFAKAPEWGFEDTYVRDPHPRKTTCQQSLRNSKDEEFQKSFIPDIQLFMQKNHLNLSVWNKLAHFNNPFGFMGYNYSVVQDSVKLIPDLKDFQLLPVPPTDKEGCIRCAVVGTGGILNGSRKGKEIDSHDYVFRVNGAVLKGFEEDVGNKTSVYVHTAHSLTSARPTLKQYGFTDIPADEGIKYVFIPEGLRDYYWLQGLYQKTKVPGGQFRNYRPLRNYPANFDVSKFYVLHPDFLRYVRIRWMPMDSLQQTMQNILTTTMKDFQKPRLFFLLTMTTVWR, from the exons ATGATCCACCGGAGACTTTTACGTCCGGCACTTGCCGTTGCGTTGTGCGTCTTCTTTTACGCCTTTATATGGACAAATTTACCGCTTCAATTTAA aaaacagacaaacagcaaaGCCGGATCTGTGACTGCACAAAATGAAACCTCCAAAGCAGCAGAAATGGATGACAAGCACCAATATTTCACTAGGAATTTGTCCGAAGATAaaacccccagtaatataactGATGATAAACAAAGATCTATCAGTATTGGGTCTACAGCCATTAAGCtggcaaaaaatacaaatcccAGTGTTACTAGAATTTTGACAAACAAAGTCACAAAGGCTAAAGTCTACCAGACATCAGCTGGACATATTACAACAGGAGACGACAACACAGGTAAAATGGTGAACATGACAGCGATTCCACCTTTGGATATAAACAGCTTCGCAAAAGCACCTGAGTGGGGTTTTGAGGATACATACGTTAGGGACCCACACCCCAGAAAGACG ACATGTCAGCAGTCCCTCAGGAACTCGAAAGATGAAGAATTTCAGAAGAGCTTCATTCCCGATATTCAGCTCTTCATGCAGAAGAACCACCTGAACCTTAGTGTGTGGAACAAACTGGCACACTTCAACAATCCCTTCGGCTTTATGGGTTACAACTACTCAg TGGTGCAGGATTCAGTGAAGCTGATCCCTGACCTGAAGGACTTTCAGCTCCTGCCAGTTCCCCCGACCGATAAAGAAGGCTGCATCCGCTGTGCTGTTGTAGGCACTGGAGGGATTCTCAATGGCTCAAGAAAGGGAAAGGAAATAGACTCCCATGACTATGTTTTTAG AGTGAATGGAGCTGTCCTCAAGGGTTTTGAAGAAGATGTAGGAAACAAGACCTCAGTCTACGTCCACACAGCCCATTCCTTGACCTCTGCGAGGCCTACTCTGAAACAGTATGGTTTCACAGACATCCCTGCTGATGAG GGCATCAAGTATGTTTTCATCCCAGAGGGTCTGAGGGATTACTATTGGCTCCAGGGCTTGTACCAGAAGACGAAAGTGCCTGGTGGCCAGTTTCGAAATTATCG GCCACTGAGAAACTACCCTGCTAACTTTGATGTAAGCAAATTCTACGTTCTTCACCCTGATTTTCTCAGATATGTTCGGATCAG GTGGATGCCTATGGATTCATTACAGCAGACCATGCAAAATATTCTAACTACTACTATGAAAGATTTTCAAAAACcaaggttattttttttattaaccatGACTACAGTCTGGAGATAA
- the LOC135248487 gene encoding alpha-N-acetylgalactosaminide alpha-2,6-sialyltransferase 1-like isoform X1, giving the protein MIHRRLLRPALAVALCVFFYAFIWTNLPLQFKKQTNSKAGSVTAQNETSKAAEMDDKHQYFTRNLSEDKTPSNITDDKQRSISIGSTAIKLAKNTNPSVTRILTNKVTKAKVYQTSAGHITTGDDNTGKMVNMTAIPPLDINSFAKAPEWGFEDTYVRDPHPRKTTCQQSLRNSKDEEFQKSFIPDIQLFMQKNHLNLSVWNKLAHFNNPFGFMGYNYSVVQDSVKLIPDLKDFQLLPVPPTDKEGCIRCAVVGTGGILNGSRKGKEIDSHDYVFRVNGAVLKGFEEDVGNKTSVYVHTAHSLTSARPTLKQYGFTDIPADEGIKYVFIPEGLRDYYWLQGLYQKTKVPGGQFRNYRPLRNYPANFDVSKFYVLHPDFLRYVRIRFMLSKQLHGRYWRHYRPTNGAFTMFLALQTCDIVDAYGFITADHAKYSNYYYERFSKTKVIFFINHDYSLEIKTWKRLHDANIIRLYQGKEDTQKNGDKI; this is encoded by the exons ATGATCCACCGGAGACTTTTACGTCCGGCACTTGCCGTTGCGTTGTGCGTCTTCTTTTACGCCTTTATATGGACAAATTTACCGCTTCAATTTAA aaaacagacaaacagcaaaGCCGGATCTGTGACTGCACAAAATGAAACCTCCAAAGCAGCAGAAATGGATGACAAGCACCAATATTTCACTAGGAATTTGTCCGAAGATAaaacccccagtaatataactGATGATAAACAAAGATCTATCAGTATTGGGTCTACAGCCATTAAGCtggcaaaaaatacaaatcccAGTGTTACTAGAATTTTGACAAACAAAGTCACAAAGGCTAAAGTCTACCAGACATCAGCTGGACATATTACAACAGGAGACGACAACACAGGTAAAATGGTGAACATGACAGCGATTCCACCTTTGGATATAAACAGCTTCGCAAAAGCACCTGAGTGGGGTTTTGAGGATACATACGTTAGGGACCCACACCCCAGAAAGACG ACATGTCAGCAGTCCCTCAGGAACTCGAAAGATGAAGAATTTCAGAAGAGCTTCATTCCCGATATTCAGCTCTTCATGCAGAAGAACCACCTGAACCTTAGTGTGTGGAACAAACTGGCACACTTCAACAATCCCTTCGGCTTTATGGGTTACAACTACTCAg TGGTGCAGGATTCAGTGAAGCTGATCCCTGACCTGAAGGACTTTCAGCTCCTGCCAGTTCCCCCGACCGATAAAGAAGGCTGCATCCGCTGTGCTGTTGTAGGCACTGGAGGGATTCTCAATGGCTCAAGAAAGGGAAAGGAAATAGACTCCCATGACTATGTTTTTAG AGTGAATGGAGCTGTCCTCAAGGGTTTTGAAGAAGATGTAGGAAACAAGACCTCAGTCTACGTCCACACAGCCCATTCCTTGACCTCTGCGAGGCCTACTCTGAAACAGTATGGTTTCACAGACATCCCTGCTGATGAG GGCATCAAGTATGTTTTCATCCCAGAGGGTCTGAGGGATTACTATTGGCTCCAGGGCTTGTACCAGAAGACGAAAGTGCCTGGTGGCCAGTTTCGAAATTATCG GCCACTGAGAAACTACCCTGCTAACTTTGATGTAAGCAAATTCTACGTTCTTCACCCTGATTTTCTCAGATATGTTCGGATCAG GTTCATGCTGTCCAAACAACTTCATGGTAGATATTGGAGGCACTACAGGCCAACCAATGGAGCATTCACCATGTTTCTGGCATTGCAGACCTGTGATATT GTGGATGCCTATGGATTCATTACAGCAGACCATGCAAAATATTCTAACTACTACTATGAAAGATTTTCAAAAACcaaggttattttttttattaaccatGACTACAGTCTGGAGATAAAAACATGGAAGAGACTACATGATGCCAACATCATTAGACTTTACCAGGGAAAAGAGGACACCCAAAAGAATGgagataaaatttaa
- the LOC135248489 gene encoding alpha-N-acetylgalactosaminide alpha-2,6-sialyltransferase 1-like: protein MKLRHLKLCIFTVSVVCLLGYRILTDTERLNCTRNLTPVKTVGASEGIFVGPHDVLARIRKNNIKEIPLWMLEEVYLRDSQPKEMICRHSLRNSEDTEFKEAFIPDIQLFLHRDHINISEWNRLVHFNNPFGFMGYKYTEVKNIVDLILKPKEFPLLAAPSTDKQGCVRCAVVANGGILNGSKMGQTIDSHDYVFRMDGAVIEGHEEDVGIRTSVFVHTASTLMASLDMIQELGFRDVPTDEGISYVLVPVGLGDLHFLKTLLLKTSDLWKAYKNMWQRYYFLDNFDENKYYVLHPDFLRYIRNRYLKSWHLNEKSWKMFRPTSGAFSLFLAVHTCDIVNAYGFLTTNHRKFAETYFKKTDSGVDYLHYDYNLELELLERLHNSKVINLYKRQ from the exons ATGAAACTTAGGCATTTAAAACTGTGCATTTTCACTGTTTCAGTCGTCTGTCTACTGGGTTACAGAATACTTACGGACACAGAAAGGTTAAACTGTACTCG GAATTTGACTCCTGTAAAAACAGTTGGTGCATCTGAAGGAATCTTTGTTGGACCGCATGATGTTTTAGCTCGGATAAGGAAAAACAATATCAAAGAAATACCTTTGTGGATGTTGGAAGAGGTGTATCTCCGGGATTCCCAACCCAAAGAAATG aTATGTCGCCATTCCCTCAGAAACTCAGAAGACACAGAGTTTAAGGAAGCTTTTATTCCTGATATTCAGCTCTTCCTGCACAGAGATCACATCAATATCAGTGAATGGAACAGACTAGTACACTTCAACAATCCCTTTGGCTTCATGGGTTACAAATACACGG AGGTGAAGAACATAGTGGATCTGATCCTGAAACCAAAGGAATTCCCACTCCTGGCAGCTCCCTCAACTGATAAGCAAGGCTGTGTCCGCTGTGCTGTTGTAGCCAATGGGGGGATTCTCAATGGCTCCAAGATGGGCCAGACGATTGATTCCCATGACTATGTGTTTAG GATGGATGGAGCAGTAATTGAGGGCCATGAGGAGGATGTGGGAATAAGAACCTCTGTGTTTGTCCACACGGCCAGCACTCTGATGGCCTCTCTGGACATGATCCAGGAGCTGGGCTTCCGGGATGTCCCAACTGATGAG GGAATCAGCTACGTACTAGTTCCTGTGGGCTTGGGGgatttacattttcttaaaactTTGCTCCTGAAAACAAGTGATCTGTGGAAAGCATACAAGAACATGTG GCAAAGATATTACTTCTTGGATAATTTTGATGAAAACAAATACTACGTGCTGCACCCTGATTTTCTGAGGTACATCAGGAACAG GTACCTGAAATCCTGGCACCTTAATGAAAAGTCCTGGAAAATGTTCAGACCCACCAGTGGAGCCTTCAGCCTGTTTCTGGCAGTGCACACATGCGATATT GTGAATGCCTATGGTTTCCTTACAACAAATCACAGAAAATTTGCAGAAACTTACTTTAAGAAGACTGACTCTGGAGTTGACTACCTCCACTATGACTACAACCTGGAGTTGGAGTTGTTGGAGAGACTGCACAATTCCAAAGTCATTAACCTGTACAAGAGACAGTAG